In Nasonia vitripennis strain AsymCx chromosome PSR unlocalized genomic scaffold, Nvit_psr_1.1 chrPSR_random0034, whole genome shotgun sequence, a genomic segment contains:
- the LOC116418023 gene encoding uncharacterized protein LOC116418023 — protein sequence MLLDTLHEQLEYEENHENAEEECTPKTNTVPNEPPVRPLLTQKSETDPFYDHYTIYPLHDKKKNESDTALYQMLQVSAAALDNRGKDLDLKCFPDLYPYGKYGQHAERKPNLRDFDYIKSRLASKHSQFRLNIQYLFFSLYNNTLRQINAGIFQMLNIINPRYKYTVKEFLQMLNENKLDGNLDTIFSRLPGTESYWKKVRNELRCMAREYGPATFFITFSPGEWMWSALAEYIKQVNGWNDSRSISQLIAADPVSTARYFQNKFKAVLAYILSKSNPIGKVTHYYWVREYQGRGLPHYHCLFWIQDAPIYGTSSNEEVQEFILQHITCHILDKQISPELHRRVLAYQQHKHNDYCMRKKQTKTGFSTACRFGFPRPVTDRIILRDVSVAISNRNKLKNKSRFYDLPRTTDEQNINDYMPALLLIWEGNNDAQYIGESSYLLTKYVSKYGTKGEKSNLDFADIQSNKPLFNRLWAFAVRALQHRECGAIEAADVLLGHPLHSTDPETIVKWLNVNIIRGRKLKPFNEIKNLPEDSTDLFYDSFIDNHYPNRPKELDSLCLYDFAKWFEISKKKPIYKAEYYEMSNGLYCKKRKKPYLINHYQFNPNNQLEAYYHALLLLFKPWRDLDELKGSDGTYCESFKKQQHELAQAMKYHEKCTIIQEAMDNMNKLIQNQLEQSVADTPKNSAHIPDGCVPIEVENAMNDFQAVVEKAIISKQDLQNSIAKFNTDQLRVFNKITSVIQSNSKILRMFVSGPGGTGKSFVIENLVSWNKIHRCKDTAVTAPTGIAAYNIQGLTIHRLLQLPVEHGGTAEYKELSGPALKQIRLPPVREDFVFVGMKKKQIDKYIKSMITFNLWELFEYDELTINMRQKNDQALRNSFAY from the coding sequence ATGTTATTGGATACACTACACGAGCAATTAGAATATGAAGAAAATCATGAAAACGCAGAAGAAGAATGTACACCTAAAACAAATACAGTACCAAACGAACCCCCAGTACGTCCGTTATTAACCCAAAAATCTGAGACGGACCCTTTTTATGACCATTACACCATTTATCCTTTGcatgacaaaaaaaagaatgaatcAGATACTGCACTTTACCAGATGTTGCAAGTTTCCGCTGCTGCTTTAGATAACAGAGGAAAAGATTTAGATCTCAAATGCTTTCCTGATTTATATCCTTACGGAAAATATGGGCAACATGCTGAAAGAAAGCCTAATTTAAGAGATTTCGATTATATTAAGAGTAGATTAGCATCGAAACATTCACAATTTAGATTGAATATTCAATATCTGTTTTTTTCACTTTACAATAATACACTGAGACAAATAAATGCTGGAATATTTCAAATGCTTAATATCATCAATCCAAGGTATAAGTACACGGTCAAAGAATTTCTGCAAatgttaaatgaaaataaactaGATGGTAATTTAGATACCATTTTCTCTCGTTTGCCAGGTACTGAATCGTATTGGAAAAAAGTTCGTAATGAATTGAGGTGTATGGCACGCGAGTACGGACCTGCTACTTTCTTTATCACTTTCAGCCCAGGAGAGTGGATGTGGTCTGCACTAGCGGAATATATAAAACAAGTAAATGGGTGGAATGATAGTCGTTCTATTTCGCAATTAATAGCTGCAGACCCGGTATCAACTGCTAGATATTtccaaaataaattcaaagctGTGTTAGCTTATATACTATCTAAGTCAAATCCGATTGGAAAAGTTACACATTATTACTGGGTCCGTGAATACCAAGGTAGAGGATTACCCCATTATCATTGTTTGTTTTGGATCCAGGATGCTCCGATTTATGGTACAAGTTCGAATGAAGAAGTGCAAGAGTTTATCTTACAACATATAACATGTCACATTCTAGATAAACAGATTTCGCCAGAACTTCATCGTCGCGTCTTAGCCTATCAACAGCACAAACACAACGATTATTGTATGCGCAAGAAACAGACAAAAACTGGATTTTCAACTGCTTGTCGTTTCGGATTTCCTCGCCCCGTAactgatagaataattttaagaGACGTATCTGTTGCTATTTCGAatcgaaataaattaaaaaataaatctcgaTTTTATGATTTACCTAGAACAACAGATGAACAGAATATTAATGATTATATGCCTGCTCTATTGCTCATTTGGGAAGGAAATAACGATGCTCAATATATTGGAGAATCTTCTTATTTGTTGACCAAATACGTAAGCAAATATGGTACAAAAGGTGAAAAGAGCAATTTAGATTTCGCAGATATACAATCAAATAAACCGTTGTTTAACCGTCTTTGGGCTTTTGCTGTACGTGCCTTACAACATAGAGAATGTGGAGCGATTGAAGCCGCTGATGTTTTGTTAGGACATCCTTTGCATAGTACTGATCCCGAAACAATTGTTAAATGGTTGAATGTTAATATTATAAGGGGTAGAAAACTAAAGCCATTTAATGAaatcaaaaatcttccagaAGATTcaacagatttattttatgattcTTTCATAGATAATCATTATCCCAACAGACCAAAGGAATTAGATTCATTATGTTTGTATGATTTTGCTAAGTGGTTTGagatttcaaagaaaaaaccAATTTACAAAGCTGAGTATTATGAAATGTCAAACGGCTTGTATTGTAAAAAACGCAAGAAAccttatttaataaatcactATCAGTTTAATCCAAATAATCAGTTAGAAGCTTACTACCAtgcgttgttattattatttaaacctTGGAGGGATTTAGATGAATTAAAAGGTTCTGACGGAACATATTGtgaatcttttaaaaaacaacAGCATGAGCTAGCACAAGCGATGAAGTACCATGAGAAATGTACAATTATACAAGAAGCTATGgataatatgaataaattaattcagaaTCAATTAGAACAAAGTGTAGCAGATACGCCCAAAAATTCAGCTCATATACCTGATGGCTGTGTACCGATTGAAGTAGAAAATGCtatgaatgattttcaagctgtTGTAGAAAAAGCTATTATTAGTAAACAAGACCTACAAAACTCGATTGCGAAATTTAATACAGACCAGCTAAGagttttcaacaaaataacTTCAGTTATACAATCAAATAGTAAAATACTAAGAATGTTTGTAAGCGGTCCTGGAGGAACGGGTAAAAGTTTTgtcattgaaaatttagtttcaTGGAATAAAATACACCGTTGTAAAGATACAGCCGTCACAGCTCCTACTGGAATTGCTGCATATAATATCCAAGGACTTACAATTCACAGATTATTGCAACTTCCAGTAGAACACGGCGGCACAGCAGAGTATAAAGAATTATCTGGACCAGctttaaaacaaataagacTTCCTCCAGTTCGCGAAGATTTTGTATTTgttggaatgaaaaaaaaacaaattgataaGTATATCAAATCGATGATTACTTTTAATTTGTGGGAGCTATTCGAATATGATGAATTAACAATCAACATGAGACAAAAAAATGATCAAGCACTCAGAAATTCTTTCGCGTATTAG